The genomic segment CTTTATGGAGTGCATGCTTATACAAACTTGGGAGATTTCTACTTTTCTTGTGTCAAGCTTTCCCTAAATCTAATAATATGCATTGAGTAGGGTATTGCCATTTTGTACTCCAGCAAAGAGAGCtatttgtttgttgtttttccaTTTGGTGGTTGTGAAGCAAAAATATGTTTAGATTTTGGTAAAGGTCTGTGGGTATTGTACCTATTAGTCACTTTATCTGTCCATATTTGTGCAGATACGTGGACGAGCCATTGGATCCTGAGCCTGATGTAAGATGATTTCTCTTATTCATGGTCCTGATTGTAGGTGTTAATGTTGCTAAGTATTTGATGGAGTATTTTTATGTCATTCGGCATAACTGACAGGAAGGAGCAGAGATTGAAGAAGATAATGCTAACCCTGAGGAGATACCAGACCCCCTATTGGGTGAAGCTGAGGAAAAAACCGAGCAAGAGCCTGTGGAACGACCTCGGAAAACATCAAAATTTATGACAAAATATGAACGTGCAAGAATCCTGGGAACCCGTGCTCTCCAGATCAGGTCATTTTgctttttccttaattttgcTTGATAAGCTTGTGAAGAgagatgcatttttttttttacttggttTGTTGTTTTGTCCTGTCGCAGCATGAATGCGCCTGTGATGGTTGAGTTGGAGGGGGAGACTGACCCACTTGAGGTAAGCCTCTTTGAAAACTTAATGCAGAGTGCAAAATGTCTATTTGGTGAAGTTTCTAGATAGCCTGAGTCTTTTTGTTAATGTTCGTTTATGCTAAAAGATTGCAATGAAAGAGCTCCGAGAGAGGAAGATACCATTCACAATTCGTCGTTACTTGCCTGATGGAAGGCAAGACTTCCTTGATCTTTAAGCATCTGTTATTATTTCTTTCCTTGTACCTGGCCTCATCCTATGTCTTGTCGTTTCCCTCATTTTTTCTCTCTCGTTGTTTATCAGTTATGAAGATTGGGGAGTCGATGAATTGATTGTTGAGGATTCATGGAAGAGACAAGTCGGAGGAACTTAACAGCTGAAGTGCTCCTTTGCTTACAGGCTTATGAGGAGTGTTATCTCTTGTTTCTGGTCGTCATGCTCTGTTGAAAACTAAAGTTCTAATGGGTATTATTTGTTTAAGTGTCAACTACTTGATGGAGCTAGGGCTCTGAACTTGGCATGCCTTGCCTAGTTTTTGTATGTGAACCAGTAGGTCCTGAGACTCCAAAAGTTTGTTaaagggaaattggagtatgtTCTCAAGTTTTCTGAGAAGGAAGGCTTTGCTCATTTTGCATTTCATAACTCTTCTAAGATTTTCTAAATGTTTGCCCAattatttcttttaaacttCTAAAGATTGCCTAAACCACTTCTAAGCAGTTCTTCTGCTGGACTAATTTGTCACTAAAGGTTTACTCTGCTTCCTGAATGTATTTAAACGTTGTAAATAATGTTCATCTTCAGTATTAACACGACAAATTGAAGTGATATGCGTTTGTGGTACATTTGAAAAACAGAGCCTCCCTTTCTGGTGGATGTCAAGACAGAATATTACCTGTGTTTTACTAATTGaagaatattaatattaaaacaTTACAATTAAATCCTTTATTCCCTCTTAAATTTAACTAGAGTTTGTTAAATATCTGAAGGTGATTAAAAAGTGCATatttttggcaaacttaaaagTATGTTTAAAGGACCATTTTCAACCTACCTCAAACATAAGGTTTCATTTGCCATTCTCTCCTATTCAGTGTTATAATTGATTGAGACCTGAATATGTTTACCCCTCCCTTCTCTCATCCATAGGTTCTTAGAATCCAGTTCTGAAAACAAAAATTACATGAAAGAGTAATTTAACCGCTACATTTTGAGAAAACACaaattatttgtttaaaatattgatatttacGCGACAAACATTACAATCCCCTAAAAGTTAATGTGATAGGTTAACACACAATTAGAATTTGCCAACTGTAAAACTTTCACAAGAGAGTTATTCACAGTGGCTGATAACCAAAATACAGGTCTTAAAGACATGGATACAAGGCCACTGGTTCGAAGCAGAACTAGAAAAGCTCCACTCAGCACATTTCTATAACAGTTTCactaaatatgaatgaaataacattTCTTTCCAGGCTAAGTTTCTCAGGAACTGCATTTAGCTAATCAATTCTTTAGAGCTGCATTGATCAAGTTGTTGCTGAAATCCCAAAGGTTACGTGTTAAATCTTCGTCTCGTACTCTTTGCAGTCATTGAAGAAGTTTCCAGAGACCCCTTTCAGACTTGGATGCAAAGCAACATAGCAAGTTGTAGCTGCCCCTGTAAAATATAATCATTTTTAGTACAGCTAGTATTTTCCCCCTTCAAAATCTAATGAGAGTTGAACATATTTTTGAAGTAACGCTGCCTAGATGCCAAGGTAAGCCCCAAACTCACAATTTAAAGTCCCTTTTTATCAGTGAGAATGAAAAgcaattaaattattaaatgtTAAAGAGCACAATGTGAAATCATTGTTTTGGAACCTTAATAAAAATTATACCGAAGTTGAAGGATGTTCAATTATGATATTCTGTATACTAGTAGACTTGTGGAGTGGAAGAGAATCAGGGTAGGAATCATGAATAAACTAATCGAGTTTAAGTAATAAACAACGTCGGTGTAAACAATTTTATACCATCAGGTCATCTTTATCTATTATAGCAGGTAACAtatcttattttcaagatttcGAATCTCATATTTTAAGGAGACTTacctataaatattttttggatgACCTCATAAATATTTTGCTCACGACCTCAAGGCTAAACATAATATTTACGCTTCGAAAAACTTTTAGACTCTACATTATATAAAGGACAAATCAAttggcaaaaagaaaagaaagctcCAAAGTCCAAACCTTAGTCACTATGGCCATTTGGAGATTATACCCAATTCTGGAGGGTATACAtgttagaaaaataatattttctatttaatatctcaaaaataatatattctttattttcttaatatttattttgttttaatgtcGAAAGCCTTTATTGTTCACTTTCGACtaaattatataattatgagaaaTGTTCATAAAGGCATATGATCAATTGAATAGGCCTTCCAAAGTCCAAACCTTTTagtcatataataatatataatataacattatgGGTTGATCTTTTTGGAGTAGGAAAAACCATACTCCTTTTTGAGATTATGAGAGACATAAACATATTTTTCCTTGTAGAAAAGATTCAAGAAAAGTTCTTCCTCCCATATTTTTGTGTCTTTGggttttattttgagataaatctttgttagggtatagaagagcttgttgaatctgGGACCTTGAACCCCTTAATTGACATCTCCAAGCTATACTCAAGTTCGTGATCCTCTTCCTCAAGTGTAAAAGAAGTTcctacaagtgttcgtgatgaagaaAAGTCCCTACATGTGTTCGTGatgaagtattttccgtaaAATTTCCAACAATACATGGACCTTGAACCCCTCATCTCCACTATACTCAAGTACCTCTTCCTGAATTGAGATAATTGAGTTCACAGCAGAGCTGCTGCACCAATGTAGCTCAACACTCCGTAGCACTGGAATATCGCCTAAGCATGAAGGGAACTCCTCAAATTTCTTACAACTTCGCAGAACAAGATGCTCAAGGGAAGTTAAGCAGTCAGAGGAGAAATTCCATCTTTCGATGTCCAAAGAATCTAACTTCAAGAATTTTAGTTTCAGGAACTCTCCGTCTCTTATGTCCCATTGCGCGCCCTCAAAGGCTCTGCAAAATAGCTTGAGGACCTCAAGGTGGGGTAATCTaccaattcttgaaatttcgcTCCATGGTAGCCGAAACTTTGACAACGTCAGTCTTTTGAGATTCGAGGGTAAGTTGAACTTACATGAAGAGAGCGACTGACCATAGTGTAATATCTTGAGTGATTCAAGTTGACTTAAAAACTCCAGTGATGGAAAGTGATAGCAGTCCTTCGAGTCCATTGATATGCATCTCAATTTCCGAAGATTTGGTAACCTTCTCATTACTTCATTAGGATCCATGGCACGATCTTTGTCATAGATAAGGGAAGGGGTGGAAATGGTTTGCATGTTTTCTAGTCGGATCAAGTTCCATCCGTTATAGCCATCCCAACCAAAAGTAGCACGTGCTTCCACATGAAGATGTCTCAGTCTAGAAAGTGTCCAAATAGTGTATGGCAAACAAACTTCACCTCTCAAGGCTTTGAGAAGAAAAGTTTCAAGGTACAAGAGTTTAGATATTGTTCGTGGGACAGACCTCATGGTGCCCCGAAGAGCTACGTACCTTAATTGGATCATTAGCTCAATATCTTCAGGAAAAGAATCTCCAACATTAATGCATCCCAAATCCAACACCCTAAGTAATCTAAAACCAATACATATAGGGGAGATATCATACGGCTTTGTCATGGATATGTCATTAATGCCAAAGAACAACAAAGAGCGAACCCGTGGTCCTGAGGACCTAGACTTGACAAAACTCTCCCTTTGAGAATAGATGCACAGCCGACGTTGAGTATGTATAGTACGTGGCTCTTCAGGAGATAGAGAGTATATGGACTCCAAAATATCATCTAAATCATCACGGAAAGTGCGTTTATCCTTGTTACATATAAGCTCAAAAAAGTTCTCTTCTTCAGCTTTTCTCTTGCAATATTCCCGCAGCAGATCATGAACATGGCAGACTTTCACGGAGCCATTGGATCTCTTTCTGGTAGCCATTACTAGGTTTCTTCCTATCAAGTCCTTTAAGTAGTTCTCTGCTATATCCTCAAAGCTCTTTCCATATGTTTGTGGAACAAACCCTTCCGCAATCCACAACCATATCAATTTCTTGATAGGAATGAGGGGATGCTTTAGAAATTCACCAAAATAGAGAAAGCACGGTTTTAAATGATCAGGTAAATGCTTATAACTCAACTCCAAAATGATTGTGCACTGATTGCACTCATCAACAATATATGAACTTATGCTCTCCGCGACTTCCTTTCACCAAACCTCTTTCTTTTCTGTTCTAGCCAGAAGCCCAGCTACCAGAGTAACAACAAGAGGAAGTCCTAGACAACCTTTTGCAATTAGCATTCCTAGTTCCTTTAGTTTTTCTGGGCAGCAATCTGTTGGAAAAACCTTCTTACGTAATAACTCCCAACTTTCTTCAACAGTGAAAAAACGAAGAGGAGTGGGATGATTGTCAGGCTTCGTATCAGATTCAATTTGTGAAGCCAAATCTTGCAGTCGAGTTGTAATCATTATTCTACTACCATTATCATCATCTGGAAATGACCTCTGCAAGTCATCCCAAGCCTTGATATCCCAAAGATCGTCTACGACAATTAGGTACCTCTTCCTCTTTAACTTTCTATACAACAGTTCAGCTAAATCTGCATCATCTTTCATTTTAGTCGCTTCATCAGCATCCTCGAGAACTTGGGATAAAATCTCCAAGAGCAAATCTTTCCTTTTATATACTTCAGAAACATAACACCATGCACGTTTGTCAAAGTAATTAGAAACCTTTTCATCATTGAACACTTTTTTTGCAAGAGTGGTCTTGCCAAGTCCAGGCATTCCAACAATTGAAATTACATCACGCTCTGTCATCCCTCTGGTAAGGCCATCAATGATATTTTCTGCCACGTCATTGAAACCCACcactaaatcatcatcatcgattGTTTGAGCATTAGTTCGTGATGATACACAGCTGGAAACCCCTCCAACATCACAAACCGTTTCAAATTTTGGTGTTGCAGATATGTCAACAACTCTGCCTGGACCAACTTAAGTTGTTCTACAATGTCAGACATCTCAACCACACTACACCAGATGTTCCGATCCATAACCAAAAATGAGTCAATAGCATATTCCGCCTCATAGGCCGCTTGCATAACACGTGCCTTCAGATTCTTTAGCTCATTGTTCTGCTTGATAACATCCCAGAGGTTCTTCTTCAGATACTCTAATGTGTCATGCACTCTTGCAATATGATGTTTGGGGAAAGGAACCAGATCAACTTTATGGAGGAGGAGTTCTTTCAGATTTCCTAAGAAGGAATTGAGAAAGCCTAGGTCATTAGTCTTGGGGAACTTGAATGAACCTCTTCCAAAAATATCTCTGGCCAATGTCTTCATGATTCTAGTTCTTTCTAGAAAACCAGAAGTGGCTAACTCCATTTTGTTCAGCATGTCTTCATTCGATTCCTTATTACTGAGTGACATAATAAGTGATCCGACCATCTTCACTGTAGCCCGCCCTTGTGTGAACAAAACATTTAGTTCACTTCCAAGAGAACGGCAGTCGTCTGGTGCATTAAGGAGAGCTTGCAGAAACACCACTTCCTCATAAAGAATTTGAATTCGTTCCTTCAAAGTAGCCATCCACTTAGGTCCCGGAAGATCCATGAGATGCACCTCTGCCTTGATAAGCGTGATTTCTTCCTGCAAAAACGTAAGGCGTCCGGTACTATGTCTAGCAACTTCTTCATCCACACCATCTGTGTAAAGGAAGAAAATCGAGGGAGTAATATTACGGGCGATTGATGCAATATGTATCAGTATCAACTTTACCAACTCAGGATACTGCTCCGGAAGATCTGAGAGATAATTTTTCAGAAACATCAAGTCTTCAACAAGGCCATTGATATTATAGTTTGAAAAATAGTTTACTAGCTCTGCAAGAGTGTCCaggagaaaatcaagaaaaccagCATCAAGTTCTTCCACTGCTAAAGTGTTCTTCTGACAGGGAATATAATAATGAATGACATCACAGTTGATAGGAATGATTCGTCGAACCAAAGAGGAAATGGCATCATTATTAGTTCCGCATTCAGCTGGTTCACTTGCATTGCCAATAAAACACCTATAAGATAGATGTGCTGCATCACTGATCACATCCGATGCATGAGCCAAAAGATCttgaaatttctcattttcaacgGACAGCTTCGCTACAAACCTTAAGAAATTCTTCAGGAATATTAGCTTTGTTTCAAGAGTTATAATTTCCCCATTCATAGGAAAATAAGCTGCGATACATTCCCTTAAATCCTTTAAATTTTCCAGTACACAATCAGTGAATTCCACAACAAATTTGTCACAAAAAAGTGAATGAGAAAAATTTGAGATCAAAACAGTTGCATAGACCTGTGTAATTTCTGCTTTCAAAATATTAACCTTTTCCATGGCATTGGTAACCAGTTGAGCCATGCTAGTAGGCATGTTTCCATTTATACTCTTAGTATAGAGAGATTGAAAATCTGATTCCGCATTTCGCACCAGACCTTCCACATGCATCAACACACTTTTTGATTCGCTATCCTCAACGTACCGACAAGCTGAACACATAAGGAAAGTCCTCAGAAGCCTTAAATCCATTTTAAGGGTCTGGATTTGATCATCCATCTCAGAAGGCGAGACTTCATGACTGTCTACACAATATTCCAGACATTTCAAGAGATCATCAACAATACTGTAGGCCATCCCTTTGTCCTTGCCGCTATCTTCTGCTGATTTTAAGCAGAAGCTTTAAACACAAAGTCCTGCAAGTAGAAAGATTTCAGGCCAGCTACCTGAAAACAATCATGAATATGCTTGCACAAATATAGTTAAAAGGAGAAGAGAGACTAGATACAGCAAAATTCAATATTCTGTTATTTAttagtatcttttttttttttttttttttttaaatggccAGGTCGGCCTTGCATTCCACCTTGCGAGGCGTAATCTCTCGCCTCGGTGAGGCGTAAGCCTCGACGCCCCatggggttttaatttttagtattttataaaatgatataattataataaatatttttaaataggtgaaatagcgtaaaaaattgaagaaaattataaataagtgatatatatatatatatatatatatgctccacccccccccccccccccccccaaaaaaaaaaaaaaactaattagaacaatctattatacgctacttacaagtacaagtgactgctcgttacttttttgaaatagtagaagacaagataaataattgaaaaagaatacatatatatatatatatatatgctccactctcacaaaaaaactaattagaacaatctattatacgctacttacaagTACAAGTGATATAGttacttttttgagatagtagaagacaagataaataattggaaaagaatatatatatattaggcattctagcaataaaaaaaggtcttgacttttaaatttaatgtttcaaaacatttgagtaattacatgttgacttttgagaatttgggcattatattaaggacttatttaacaaatttcgttttagttcgaagaagttttctgggcttacgccccaacacgccccaacaaaaaaaactcgCCCCAAACGCCTGGGCGTACGCCCCGAATTGCTGGGCGTACGCCTTTGGAGACTTTCGCCCCGACCCATCGCCCCGGGGCATTTTTGGTACGCCCCGCCCCAGGGCTCGCCCCGGGACTCGCCccgaaaacgccttttaaaacacctcccaccaacacagATATCGGGTATTACCAAGTGCACATAGCCGAAGGAGATGAGCCCGAGACCACGTGCGTAACGAGGTATGGAGCGTTTCAATGGCTCGTGACTCCGTTCGGGTTAACTAATTAACACGCCATCCAATTTTTGTACTCTTATGAATAAGATTGTTCTTAGTGGTTAAGCCGGGTGAAGATCTTGCTTCCAAGTCAGAATAGTATATTGAAACATATTTCAGAGAAGATAACAACTAAGGCTTAGgcagatggaaaaaaaaatctaggaTTTTTATCAGTAGAATTTGAACCTGAAACTCATGATTCTCCTCCACTTCATTGAGTAGTGACTACTAGGCCACACCATTGGGTGCTATTTATATCTTTGACAACTAGGTAAATATTTATTCACTAATTTCACCTTTCCTTTAACATTACAatgtacattctaaaaaaaaaagttgataaaTCATAGCATACTGATGAAAAGGAAAATACGCAAGTACTCAGAGGGGGATGTAGCCTTTTGGTTATGGGTCCATCTGAATCCATGACGTTCAACAcgaagtgtatatatatatgtgtgtgtctaAATCTACTAAAATCTCAACAAATTGTAGATTTGAACTCATAATATTAACAGTACAACGAGTTCAATGCCGAAAATGTTAAAAGTTGAACCCATTAAGTTTAAATCTTAGATCTGCGTTTGTCGGTACTAATGTTTATGTACTAACCTGGATTCAGATGATTTTTCTGTTTGCTCTCAGCTGATCATGTAAGCCAAACAAATATTCTTTTTTGGCTGAATTTGTAAAATGTCCAAAAATGGAATCAATTGAAGAAAACTGAGAAAGAAATTTGATGTGAAAGATTGAAAAGCTGTAGTTGACTTTTCTTGAAGTAATGAAATCAAATAGTGAGCCAGTGAGTCCAAAATGCCTCGGTATAATTAATAtccaatttttttattcatcttttgatTAAACAATTTTCTAAATGCAACGAATCCAAGGCTGCTTTAGTGTTTGGTGAAAATTGACCAACCAGTTCATTCCATTTTTCGAATTGTCTTAAACAATTAAAATAGATCTAATGCATATGCTAAAAATCTGCAAAAACCAAGCTACATTTGCGATAAATCTAGCAAAACTATGAACTATCTGCAAATGCACAAGCTAAAAGGAAGGAATTTTCACCAAGGGCATATCCTGGTCACTTGCTAGGTGCAGTTAATTACACTACATAGTAAATTTAAGGATTTGTAGGCTATTACGTTCCTTCCATTACAGTCAAATCAATCACGACTaagtaattacttggtcaatAAACAGGTCAAACTAATTTTGATGTGAGTTCCAAGCGTACCCTAACAAACGCATGCTCATGTGTTCACACATTTTGTTTCTTTCTCACCTTATAGTTGATTCGTGCCACTTTATTACTTCCACCGTTCCCATTTGTGTGACAATGTTTGgtacagagtttaagaaaaaaaaagtttaaacttTTGATTGTAGGATCATTCGGCGGGTCATATCGACTGTTCATATTTCTTCAATTTCCGCAACTATATTGTTGTCATGGTGACCAGTGGTGGATTAGAAATTTCAACAAGGGGATTCAAACAAATCGGAAGAAGGTAATAGATGAGATTTGTACATATGacctaaaataaaattttgaaccTTCTTTATAGTGATATTAGAATCTCCTCTTATCTCAAGGTTATTCGACGATTTATAATATGAAAATAGATTTGTTTTTTCCTATTGATATAGCAAAATTTCTCGTCAGCTTCTCTCCtgattttgactattttatccataaagtttttttaaaattcatagTGATACACTCAAAAACTAATAAAGGAGAAGTAGCTTCCTACCACcttcaagaagaaaatgaatatttgccATCTTTGTTTTAACTAGCTAAGCGTAggaggaaagaaaggaaagaattcCCGTTTAAGATGCTGATCATTGTTACAATGATTGACTCCAGATTATGTTTATCATTGTTACAATGATTGACTCCAGATTATGTTTACTCCTCCTTTCTCACATCCATTGGTTATCTGATCCATTTCATAAAAGGAGTAATTTAACCACTACATTTTGAGAAATtacaaattatttctttaaGACATTGAATATTTCTACGACAAACATAAGAATCACCTAGGAGCTAATGTGATAGGTTAACACACAATTAGAATTTGCCTACCATAAAACATTGACAAAGTTATCCCATGCAGATTTATTTACGGTGGCTGATAACCAAAACCAGTCCAAAACATAGGCCTTATatttaatcttttttaaaaaatatatatgtatatacgaatatatttcttatatattgaACCAAAAATTCTGGTCAGTAGAATTCCTCTTTTCCAATTCGACCGCGCGAACCCTAGTTAGATTATGGCATGCTACACTTTTGAGTTATTGCGAGAACCCAAGTACTCTCTTTTGGATTCAGGAAACAACTCGTAAATATCTTTTTTCCTTTGGGAAGAGCTAGAGCAAGAATGTTGTAGCGAAGCTGATTGCAAAAGAGGGGAATCAGCCACATTAAAATTAACTTCTGGGGAGGTACGCTTGATATCCAAAAACTGCTCAACAATAGTCGAATAAGTGGAGAATGTTGGGGAGAACAAAAAAAGTTTGGGTAGAGTCGGATCTAACTGTTGGCTAGGTAAGTGTCCTGTAATAAAAGACATATAGACAAGGCCACAGACTAGAAGCAGAACAAGAAAATCTCAACTCAAACACATTTCTATAACAGTTTcaataaatatgaatgaaataacatcTTCTTTCCAGGCTTAGTTTATGAGGAACTGCACTTAACTAATCAAGTCTTTAGAGCTGCTCAAGTCTTTAGAGCTGCATTGATCAAGTTGTTGCTGAAATCCCAAAGCTTACGTGTTAAAGCATCGTCTAGTGCTAGCTTGCTTGGCTCGTACTCGTTGCAATCGTTGAAGAACTTTCCAGTGACCCCCTTCAGGCCTGGATGCAGAGCAACATAGCAAGTTGTAGCTGCCCCCTGTAAAATAGAATCATTTTCAATACCTATTAGTAGTATTTTCCCTTCATAATCTAATGTGAGGCAACATAATTATCAAAGTAAGATTGCCTAGACGTTCATTGGTATTGAACCTTAATTCTAATTTTCTAGAGATATGATATCTTAAGTCTGCTTCTTAAAGGGACTACAACATTTTAGGCCGCGGAAATATGAGATAATAGTAAGTCAGTGATGCCCTTAGATGTTCTGCGGCACGTGCTCCAAACTGATGTATTCAACTGAGTTTATAGTCTTGGCAGACAAGCCAGGGTAATCTTTGAGATTTCATTATGATGGGTATATATCATTGTATTTGTTGGTCTCCAACAAGGAGTTGCTAATAAGCGCGAGTCATCAGCTCGCATTGACTACGTCCCTGCCCTTTGTACCTTTATCCACAAAAATTATATCTtagttttgctagaagaaatttCATTTTAAGTTGCATCAAAAGTTCATGCAGTCTGCAGATGTTTGGATAACTTTGAAATCATACTCGCTTAGCCAGAAATATCTAATGCTCTAAATTCTCGAATACAAGATTCCAGAGGCAATGCACCGATTTTTGAACCTATCCAGAAGAAAGGTGCTTCTTTAATTTCTGAATGTCCTTTAAAGGCATAGTTAGGAAGCCAATAATGTTCTGTACAAAATGTCTTGATCAATTGGTGCCAATAACTCCTATTCCCTGAAGTATGTAATCCTCTGCATAATTGTAATATAGTTCTACAGGGAAATTTCGAGGCAACTAAGCTaaaaagaggggaaaaaagAAGAGCAGAGTCCTCAGATCTCCGGTCAAGTTGTAAGAACGCAACACGTGATGTGTGGTTAGGCGCATGTCACGGGGGTGAATTCTGTTACAGATAAAAGTTTTTTCTTTAGTGGAGAATGGCTATTATCCATGAGCTTCAAACTGTGTGCCACTAGCCCTCGAAGATATcttgattataaaaaaaaaaactaatgtgGCCGTGGGAATATGACTACTATGTGCATTCTATTTCTTGCCAGGAATTTACCCATTTACCTGAGGGACACTCTTCCATAGGAAACTAGAGAAAGCCCTTATGATATCTGTCAGAGAAAATCCAAGTAAAGCTCCAGAAAAACAGGTGTCCTCAAACTAATCTTTTCGTAGAGAGTAATATACAATACATACTCATCATAAGGGCAGAATGTCTCATGAGATTTGTCATTATTAAACCTGGATGCACTGAGTTGACAGTTATATTTGCTCCCTCTTC from the Lycium ferocissimum isolate CSIRO_LF1 chromosome 11, AGI_CSIRO_Lferr_CH_V1, whole genome shotgun sequence genome contains:
- the LOC132037095 gene encoding DNA-directed RNA polymerases II, IV and V subunit 6A-like, translated to MTGKGKDVKQCWRYVDEPLDPEPDEGAEIEEDNANPEEIPDPLLGEAEEKTEQEPVERPRKTSKFMTKYERARILGTRALQISMNAPVMVELEGETDPLEIAMKELRERKIPFTIRRYLPDGSYEDWGVDELIVEDSWKRQVGGT
- the LOC132038593 gene encoding putative late blight resistance protein homolog R1A-3 → MTERDVISIVGMPGLGKTTLAKKVFNDEKVSNYFDKRAWCYVSEVYKRKDLLLEILSQVLEDADEATKMKDDADLAELLYRKLKRKRYLIVVDDLWDIKAWDDLQRSFPDDDNGSRIMITTRLQDLASQIESDTKPDNHPTPLRFFTVEESWELLRKKVFPTDCCPEKLKELGMLIAKGCLGLPLVVTLVAGLLARTEKKEVW
- the LOC132038590 gene encoding putative late blight resistance protein homolog R1A-4 isoform X2 gives rise to the protein MAYSIVDDLLKCLEYCVDSHEVSPSEMDDQIQTLKMDLRLLRTFLMCSACRYVEDSESKSVLMHVEGLVRNAESDFQSLYTKSINGNMPTSMAQLVTNAMEKVNILKAEITQVYATVLISNFSHSLFCDKFVVEFTDCVLENLKDLRECIAAYFPMNGEIITLETKLIFLKNFLRFVAKLSVENEKFQDLLAHASDVISDAAHLSYRCFIGNASEPAECGTNNDAISSLVRRIIPINCDVIHYYIPCQKNTLAVEELDAGFLDFLLDTLAELVNYFSNYNINGLVEDLMFLKNYLSDLPEQYPELEEITLIKAEVHLMDLPGPKWMATLKERIQILYEEVVFLQALLNAPDDCRSLGSELNVLFTQGRATVKMVGSLIMSLSNKESNEDMLNKMELATSGFLERTRIMKTLARDIFGRGSFKFPKTNDLGFLNSFLGNLKELLLHKVDLVPFPKHHIARVHDTLEYLKKNLWDVIKQNNELKNLKARVMQAAYEAEYAIDSFLVMDRNIWCSVVEMSDIVEQLKLVQAELLTYLQHQNLKRFVMLEGFPAVYHHELMLKQSMMMI
- the LOC132038590 gene encoding uncharacterized protein LOC132038590 isoform X1, which translates into the protein MAYSIVDDLLKCLEYCVDSHEVSPSEMDDQIQTLKMDLRLLRTFLMCSACRYVEDSESKSVLMHVEGLVRNAESDFQSLYTKSINGNMPTSMAQLVTNAMEKVNILKAEITQVYATVLISNFSHSLFCDKFVVEFTDCVLENLKDLRECIAAYFPMNGEIITLETKLIFLKNFLRFVAKLSVENEKFQDLLAHASDVISDAAHLSYRCFIGNASEPAECGTNNDAISSLVRRIIPINCDVIHYYIPCQKNTLAVEELDAGFLDFLLDTLAELVNYFSNYNINGLVEDLMFLKNYLSDLPEQYPELVKLILIHIASIARNITPSIFFLYTDGVDEEVARHSTGRLTFLQEEITLIKAEVHLMDLPGPKWMATLKERIQILYEEVVFLQALLNAPDDCRSLGSELNVLFTQGRATVKMVGSLIMSLSNKESNEDMLNKMELATSGFLERTRIMKTLARDIFGRGSFKFPKTNDLGFLNSFLGNLKELLLHKVDLVPFPKHHIARVHDTLEYLKKNLWDVIKQNNELKNLKARVMQAAYEAEYAIDSFLVMDRNIWCSVVEMSDIVEQLKLVQAELLTYLQHQNLKRFVMLEGFPAVYHHELMLKQSMMMI